AACTGAGCCGCCGCAAACTTGCGCGGGTCCGGTTCGAAGGCAGACTGCTCGGAAGAAGCCCTGTCACTGATCATCGGTCTCTCCGGTAATCACCGGAATCCCGGATGCGTTGCGCAGGATGTCCTGGGCGATGTCATGCATCCGCCGGTTGGTGCTGCGGGAGGCCAACTGCAAAAGCTCAAGCGCAGCCTCATGGCTACAGCGGTTGTGCACCATGATGAGTGAAACGGCTGAGTCCACGATCGCCCGGGAGCGGAGCGCGGACCTGAGGTGTTCCGGATAGGGCTCAGGAGAATGCACCCGCATGGCCAGGCGGAGGATCCTGGAAAGGGACTTGGCGTGATCTTCCACTGCCGCGACCGTCTCCGCCGAGAATGCGTGGGCTTTGGTTGAATAGCAGTTCAACGCCGCCCGGGAGCCGTTGTCGGCGGGAATGGGGACAGCCAGAATCGTCTGGATTCCCTCGCTCGAAATGGCTTTTGCGTACCACTCCCAGCTCTCGTCCGCCTCAAGATCGGGGATGTGGACCGTGCGCTGGTGCCGCAGGGCGGTCAGGCACGGACCGTCGTCGTAAGCGTACTGGCGC
The window above is part of the Pseudarthrobacter sp. IC2-21 genome. Proteins encoded here:
- a CDS encoding GAF and ANTAR domain-containing protein → MAENNALPTAEQLQDLLLESPGFTEFLLELTAISASLLGGDAPMLCAITVERQSGPATVASSSAEARSLDERQYAYDDGPCLTALRHQRTVHIPDLEADESWEWYAKAISSEGIQTILAVPIPADNGSRAALNCYSTKAHAFSAETVAAVEDHAKSLSRILRLAMRVHSPEPYPEHLRSALRSRAIVDSAVSLIMVHNRCSHEAALELLQLASRSTNRRMHDIAQDILRNASGIPVITGETDDQ